The Cynocephalus volans isolate mCynVol1 chromosome 5, mCynVol1.pri, whole genome shotgun sequence genomic sequence TCCCAAACTGCCATTGATCTTAGCAATGGTGATGCCACTTCCCCCACCTGAAGTAACTCTCTATGTAGCTAGTGATGTCCCACCCTGCAAAGTATGTAGAGGTATGAGGGAGCAGCAACATTCACAATCTTGAGGGGGGAGCCCAGACCTGTTTTAAGACAACCAAGTCCCCTTGTGTTGGTGTGTAGAACGGTTGTGGAGTGTGCGGGTAGCTGAGCTTAACCAGTCGCATCTCAGGTGGGTTATTTGCAGGTCTTGACCACCCTAGGTTTCTAAAAGATGGGGTCCGGTATGTAGTCCAAAATCGGAAAATTGGTTGTGGGCTGGTGCATATAAAATTAGCAGCTACGGGGGCAAAAACAGGCACGGACTTAGGTGACCCGGAAGGGCTGGGCTGCCGGCAGAGAGATGAAGCGTGTGTGTGGGGGTCAGGGTGGGGAGCAGCAGGACAAAGCGGTCCGGTTGCATTTCGCACAGCCCCGCTCCCTCCCGCTCGGATTCTGCCGCGCTGCTCAGATGTCGCTTCCGGCGGGGATGATGTGAACGCGCAGCGCGGGGCTGgagggaggcgggggaggggccgCGGCACAGCAATCGGCCAGCCATGGAACCGGTACTGGAGGCGTGCTCGCGAAGACAAGGTAACCATCCCGGCAGCTCCAGCAGTGGTCCCCGCGTGCGCCGCCTCCCCTCTCCGCCCAAGGTGCGCTGGTACTGGCCGCGTGCTCCACCCACCCCATCCCAGGTGTGGCCGGTTAGTGGCCCTCCCTTGACCCGCACACGGGCGATCTCCGCGCTCCATCTTCTAACCACCCTCCTTTCCCTCCAGATCCCTTGACTGCCACACCATGCCCCTCAGCCTCTTCCGACGCCTTCTTCTTGCCGCTCTCCTGGTGGCGATCGTCTGGACCCTCTTTGGGCCCTCGGGGATAGGGGAGGAGCTGCTGAGCCTCTCGCTAACCTCCCTGCTTCCAGTCCCAGCCTCGCCAGGGCCGCCCCTGGCCCTGCCCCGCCTCTTGATCCCGAACCATGAGGCCTGCGGTGGTCCCGGCGCCCCTCCCTTCCTGCTAATCCTGGTGTGCACGGCCCCGGAAAATCTGAACCAGAGAAACGCCATTCGGGCCTCGTGGGGCGGACTGCGCGAGGCGCGGGGGCTCAGGGTACAGACGCTTTTCCTGTTGGGAGAGCCCAAGGAGCAGCACCCTTCCTTGGGCCCCCACAGCAACGAACTGGCCAGGGAGTCAGCAGCCCAGGGGGACATCTTGCAGGCGGCCTTCCAGGACTCCTACCGCAACCTCACCCTCAAGACCCTCAGCGGGCTGAACTGGGCCAACAAACACTGCCCCATGGCCCGCTACATCCTCAAGACAGACGACGATGTGTATGTCAACGTCCCTGAACTGGTATCAGAGCTGGTCCTTCGAGGAGGCGGCCGTTGGGAGCAATGGGAAAGGGTCATGGAGCCCCAGAAAGAGGCTGAGGTTGGAGATGAAAAGCCAGGAGGCCAGGCCTTAGGGGGAGAGGCAGTGCCTCTTCTGTACCTGGGCCGTGTGCACTGGCGAGTGAACCCCTCTCGGACACCAGGGGGCCGGCACTGTGTATCAGAGGAGCAGTGGCCTCACACCTGGGGCCCCTTCCCACCCTATGCCTCCGGCACAGGGTATGTGCTGTCAGCTTCGGCTGTGCAGCTCATTCTGAAGGTGGCTAGCCGGGCACCCCCTCTGCCATTGGAGGACGTCTTTGTGGGGGTAAGTGCCAGACGAGGAGGCCTCGCCCCAACCCACTGTGTCAAGCTGGCTGGCGCCACTCACTACCCCCTGGACCGGTGCTGCTATGGGAAATTCCTGCTGACATCCCACAAGTTGGACCCCTGGAAAATGCAAGAAGCCTGGAGGCTGGTGGGCGGCTCTGATGGGGAAAGGACTGCGCCCTTCTGCTCCTGGCTCCAGGGTATACTGGGCATCCTGCGGTGTCGAGTAATAGCCTGGCTTCATAGCTGAGAGTTCCTGGGGCCACAGGAGAGGACTGAGGAGCTGAGGGTCCAACCAGCACGCCCAGGACCTTCTCTCTCCCAGGCCCAAGGCAGAGGCCCTAGCTGGCTGCAGCTATCTATGAGCTAGTTTCTTCATATGAGACCCTCAGTCTCATCAAAGAACAGGGATATAGGAGACACCTAAGGGCCTGGTCTGCCAGCCCCAAGGATGGTCATCAGGAAGAGATAAAAATGCTGGGATTGTTCTCTCCAGCCAGGGCAGAAGAGGGGCATGAGCTCCTCAATAAACTTGTCTCTCCACCTCTTCGAGTGCAGTGTGGTCTTCACCAGGGCTCTCAGAATACAAACCCAGAGAGCCCAGAGGCTGCCAGACCCTGTTGGATGGGAAGGACATCTCCAGGGACATGGAGAGAGAGGACAGCCTCCCTGAGAAGGAAGGCCCCCAAAAGGCAAGGCTAAGGCGACAGCAACCATGGGATATGGGGTTGGGACAGAGGCAGCACACTACCTCTGGTCCTACATTAGCCCCACACTGGGCAAGGAGTAGGGGGACAGGTCCACAGGATGATCCAGACACATTATCCAAAaaattgctttcctttttaaTACCAACCCACCCCAGCATCCAGCTGTCCACCACTAGTTGGGGAGGAGGCCACATTGCCCCCCGTCATTCCAGGGAACAGTCATTTCCCTACAGGTGATTCTGGGGAGAGACTGTTGTTCCCAGGCCATCCTGGAGCCTGGCTCAGTGCACAAATCTGTCCAGGGCAGATGGCCAGGTGCCCATGGGCTTGGCCTTCTCTTGCttatgctgctgctgctcctcaaGGCTCTGCCGGACCTTGTCCTAGGAGGCAAGGGGAGGACACAGGGGCAAGGTGAGAATTGGCAGGCTGGCAAGGCCAGAGGCACAAGAAGGAGGGTGTAACCTGTGGGTCCCTAGGTGTGAGGCACTCATTTACCCTGTGCTCCTTGTCCTtgaccttcctcttcctcttcaccAGGTTTGCCGTAGAGCTGCGGCCCTTCTGCTTTGGCTTTGGCTGGAAGGGGGCCTTGGCCTCGGGGTCATAGCCCTGACAGAGGGGACAGGAATGAAAACTTTAACAGCCTCAGAGTCAGGGAACTGGCAGCACCCACCCGCTGTGCCACACTTCTGGGGACAGGCCCATGGAGGGGAGAagaggtgggggtgaggaaggGCCTGGGCACTCAGGACCTGCTCCATACCAGCCTCTCTATCCGCtccttcttttcctgctccaaaGAGATGATGTCAACCTCCGCCAGGCCTCGTGGGTCTAGACAAATGAGCTCTGCAGGTACCTGAGGATATGTATCATAGAGGGACAGGAATGGGTAACAAGCCACAGGAGGGTGGCACCAAAGAGAAGCCAGGGAGGTTTCTGAACCCCACTCTTCCCAGGATCCCCAGGATGACAGCACTGCCCCAAACCACACACAGACAACCTCTCCGGCAGAGGGAGCTCACCTTCTCCAGCAGAGCTTTCACCTCCCACTCCTGGCGCTGCTTCCGGCTTCTGTAAGGGTTACTCTCCAGGCCATCGAAGTTGGGCTCAGCAGCCCCTGAAGGGAGGGAGGAGCATGGAGCCATAAGCAAGAACCCAGTCCAATATCTCCAGCACTACCAAGCCCCTTGCTCTTGGCTGTCTTAGGCCCATCCAGAGTTCATTCACCTCGAGCCCCATGCACTGGCCCACTCACCAGGGACCAGCATGCTGGTGATGCCTCCACtgtgccccacccccaacacatcTTCAAAGGGGCAGAACTGAAGGCCATGCACGTGGCCAGAAAGCCGATGGGTGAGGTAGGGCTTCTCCAGGGAGGGTGGGCTGGccttgccctgccctgcccatATGTTGACGACATCACCCATTCCGGCAACCAGGAGTCCCCGCTGGGAGAAGGATAGTTGCCCTGCTCCCTGGGGCAGAGTCCGAGCGCTCAGAGGCTCGAACGTCCCTCGCAAGTCAAAGATCTTCAGCTGGTGGTCCAGGCCAGATGTGGCCATGTACCTGGTGGGGGAAAGGGAATCAATTAATCTGTCAGCATGGGTTCACTAAGCAAGCCTGTGCTCAGACTCCAGGCATCAAGTcttgatgggggaaaaaaaataataataaccactaCCATTCCACTAAACATTCCACAGGCATGACTAAGTTAAGCCTCACACAACTcagtactatttttatttctcttttacagatgaggaaaccgaaaCTCAGAGAAAGGAAATGCGTTAGTGAATGACTGAACTAGGATTCAAGTCAGGCCCGTTTCTTTAATGTCTGCCCTCTGACCTACCATCACCATAGTCCCCTCTCAAGACACTTGAATCAAGGGAAGAACACACACAACAGTGTACCTAACTGTTATGTTCCACTGCACGGACAGGCAAGCAAAGCAGCTCACAAAGGGAAAGAGCATGTGCAGTGGGCAAGGAAGGCTTAATGGGAAAGGTGGGATTTGAGCCATTCTAGATACTTCTCgagaaagcacaagaaacataCAGCAGGTAGAGATGCATTAACACCAGAGTGTGGAGACAGTGAGACGGAAGCAGAGGTTTGTTGTCAGGATTGGTTAGAAATATGGTGAAGAAAATCAGGTGGACATAAATAGTAcggttttctatttttgtggctggctggtaaggggatccgaacccttcacCTTTGTGTTAtcgcaccacgctctaaccaactgagctatccagtcAGCTCTGTAGGGCTTCTTTAAAGTCAGACTTTAAACTCAGCTCATTATCATAACAATGCTTTCTGGCAATGAAAAATCACAAATTGAAGACTGTACAGACTTGAGAAAACCTACTTAGAAAGTAGTGAAGTACAGTGGTTCCCCTTTATCTGTGGGCGATATGCTCCAAGGCCCCCAGTCAATGCCAGAAACCACAGACAATACCAAACCCAATtgctatctttttttgtttttctttttgttttgtttcagtggctggctggtactagGATACGACCAATTGCTATTGATCAGAACACATTTCTCTTcgtgtcttccacccacaaacttaatgtcttttccatcttaactaagcacttatcacaTACTGTGGCTGCAGCTTTTGTAGTTTGAGGTGCGGCAGCAAAACTAGCACGAGTTTTTCCTTCACAATTTCACAAAAAATTcattcttactgtagatcttagTAACCTCAGCATacgacttttttttctttccttattaagttgaaaactttcaccttttcacttaaaggaagcactttacagcttctctttagcatatccaaattgccagcatcactactcttgcattTTGGAGCCATTATTAAGTCAAATAAGGGCAACTTAAATACAAGTACCATGATACCTTGAGagtcaatctgataaccaagatggctactaagtgacaaCAGGCAGGTGGCATATAcagctggacaaagggatgattcacatcccaggcTGGCCAAAGCAGGACTACATGAGATTTCATGACACTACTCAGAACAGTGTGTAATTTTAAACCTATAAactatttctggaattttccatttaatatttttggaaggcagtttactgcaggtaactgaaatcaCAGAGAGCAAAATAGCAAATGGGGGGGGGGACTACAGTAATGCACTAGAAGACCCTGCCCTGCCTCTCTCTTTGCTTTCAGGAAGGGCAAGGTTGGTGACCAAATCCTCTCAAGGATCATGCACTGCATAAGGTGTTTAGTTTCAGATTCTGGAGTTTATCTCTGTTCAAGTTGTTCATAAGAGAGAGGGACCAACCAGCCAGGCGATATATATTTGCCAAGGGGCCAAGGATGGTCTTTTTTGCTTTGGCTGTGAACTCAGGAGGGGACTGAAGAGTTCCTATGAGCAGAGACTCACCCTGTGATGGAGCCCAGTAGATGCTCAGCTGGGTACTTCTCCTGACAAGACATCATCATTAGGGCCCCAACTCCATCAGAGAAGAAGGCCATCAGTACAAACCAGGAATGACTGAGGGCTCTTGGGACACAGGGTCACTCCTTTCGGTGAACTGACAAGGGCACATGCTGGCTGCTCTCCCCCTGACAAATCCATCTATGGGATCCCCTCGGTAAATACCAGCCCAGCAACCAGGTGGGAGTCCAGGCCACACTACCATACTACTACACTTGCAAGAAGCAGTTCAGCTTTGAGAAGCTAATCCAATCCAATGCTAATGCAGACTTCCAGAAAACTCCCTGAGAAAGATGGTCAGCTTCATCTCTGGAGCTCCCATGGCCTGTCTGAGGAGCTCTTGAGGAGGTCCAGAGATCAGCAGGGATGTGCCTGAGAAGAAGGACCAGAACTGTTCCACATTGAGGTGTTGACTAAACCCCAGGCCTCAGTGAACTAAAAAGCCTTAGGCACAGGAGCAGCTAAGACCCAGGCAGCTCAGGAAGGCAAACTACAGCTTAGGCCCAGTGGCCCACAGAAGGCAAAAAGCCTCAGGCACGCCTCCCCACTGTCCTAGAGCCAGGCTGGCACAGACATGGAGTAAAAAGGATGGAACCAAATCACTTGTCCACAAAGATACAACTATGGAAGGCCAAGGGGTCCGAGCATCCCTAAGCCTTTCATAAGTTGGTAGCCACTGGAGTTTTCCTTTTCCTATGCATTtgcttattgattttctttaagaCAACTTGTAAATAAACTTAGGTAGTTTAGACTTATTATAGGAGATTCCCAAGCAGCAGTGTAAAGGAGAAAAGCAGCTTGTGGGAAAGATTATTCTGACAACAACACCCAGGACATGTCAGGaagatctggaggctggaaacTGGCTGTATCGCTAGTGTCTACTGGAGACAACAAGGATGGAGAGAAACAGAGCTGGGAGGGACCCCTGAGGAAAAGCAGTCAGGACTTCATAGGTGGTCATGAGTAGTAATGAAGCAATGCCACCAAAGACAGTCTCAGAGCCTGGGGACCCAGAAAACACTCAGTAAACAGAGCTTTTGATCCCCATTATTACTGATGGCTGAAGAACGTGGGAGATATGCAGCTAGCTGGAGGAATCAAAGATGTCAAAATCTGAGTGACAGGAAAATTCAGAGTGAATAGGAGCAGATAAGGAAGAACTCTGGGAGTGGTAACCTATCCAGGGATGATAGAAGACAGCTGAGTAGAAACCAAATGCACCACCAGGCCAATCATTCCGTAAACTACGGCCACCTCCGTTTGTACATAAAGTGTAACTGGACCACCACACCAGGGTAGGCTCAATGGTTCATCCTTATATCCCCAGAACCTCTCAGCACAGAGCCCAGCCCACAGCAGGTGCCCAGTGAATGCCTGGCAGGTGAAAGGAATtagaggaaaatacaaatcagacagaACAGCCTTGGGAAAAAAAGATTATCTTTAACGAGGACGATGATGAGTGCAGCGCTCCATctttgctaggcactgtgctaaacgtTTCGTAAGCCTTAGCTCATTCTAATGTAAGGGCTTTACACCAATGCCTGGCAAACTAACACCCAtgagccaaatctggcccaccatcTATTTCTATACAGCCCACCAGctgagaatggtttttacatttttaaatggttgaaaaaaaaaagaatattttgagacttgtgaaaagtaaatgaaattaatatttcagtGTCCACAAATAAAGATTTACTGGAACATAGCAAAGtagattcctttttttaattaaaaaattttaatttagggccggcccatggctcactcgggagagtgtggtgctgagaacaccaaggccccgggttcggatcccatatagggatggccggttcgctcactgggtgagcgtggtgctcacaacaccaagtcaagggttaagatccccttaccggtcatctttcaaaaaaaaattttttttaatttaggttttgcttcagggagaaaaagaggaaagttcAGGTCCTTGCTGTTCCCTTTGGGAGGTGCTTGGTTTTCTATGCACATGGAAAGTGAAAACAATAGAGAAACTGACTGATGTGATACATTTTCTAACAAGCTCCAGGAGCTAGAAGACCAGGCTTTCATTGGTCTGTTCCTCAGAGTATTGCACCTAGGATACAATGTTGTGGTCTTCACATCCTaagtggaggtcaagatggcagaagaggagagctgcctgccacttttccgccacgagtagaagcagcctgaggcccgcgctagatgcagctgtagcagaattgGCGCAAAGGAACagcttcgaaagggtgtctttaccctgccgagaaccgggaatcttcccccaatcCGCGCGTGCGACCCGCCGGTGTGCTGCAGCCCGCGTCGCAGCCGTAGCCgcagacgtggaaacatggaggcctgagccggcGTGTGTCACCCCGGGCTGCAGCGTTGACTACGGATTCTgaacccccgcccccacccgcccgTCCCTGGAGCTGCAAGCGAATCAACCAGCGgtggagacagggagacgtccagcaggagaggcagaatttccacggagaccacacgccctgcgggaccaccactgcgtgatccaacaggtaggcttcactgccgccacccagcttcattcccagcccagcccagtgcacacagagcagggagacatccagcaggggaggcaggaactccaca encodes the following:
- the B3GALT4 gene encoding beta-1,3-galactosyltransferase 4: MPLSLFRRLLLAALLVAIVWTLFGPSGIGEELLSLSLTSLLPVPASPGPPLALPRLLIPNHEACGGPGAPPFLLILVCTAPENLNQRNAIRASWGGLREARGLRVQTLFLLGEPKEQHPSLGPHSNELARESAAQGDILQAAFQDSYRNLTLKTLSGLNWANKHCPMARYILKTDDDVYVNVPELVSELVLRGGGRWEQWERVMEPQKEAEVGDEKPGGQALGGEAVPLLYLGRVHWRVNPSRTPGGRHCVSEEQWPHTWGPFPPYASGTGYVLSASAVQLILKVASRAPPLPLEDVFVGVSARRGGLAPTHCVKLAGATHYPLDRCCYGKFLLTSHKLDPWKMQEAWRLVGGSDGERTAPFCSWLQGILGILRCRVIAWLHS